The nucleotide window TTTAACACCCACCTTTCACTATCTAACCTTTCCAAAAACTCAAAATTTTCTACTATTTCCTTTTCTGCTACTCCCACTTAGCGGCCAGGATTCAAACTCCAGCCTTTCTTCTTGGTTCAACCGAGTTTTAGTAAAATAACACTCCTCACAAGCTTCAGCTTATACTTTTAAGGCTCTTTTTTTTGGCTTTTTCTAGGGGATTCATGGCGGTTTCTAACCATTTAAAAGCGATGGATGATAAAGTGGTCAAAATTAAATAGACTAAGGCTACAGCAATATAAACCTCAAAGGCTTTATAAGTCACCGCGACGATTAATTGTCCTTCTCTAAATAATTCTTGAAATCCAATAATGGCGGTTAAACTGGTATCTTTAATTAACGTAATAAATTCATTGCCTAATGGGGGTAAAATGCGGCGAAATGCTTGGGGAAATATAACATCTTGCATAGTTTGAAAGGGAGTCATTCCCAAAGATTCACAGGCTTCCCATTGTCCTTTATCAATAGATTGAATACCGCCCCGAATAATTTCCGCTAAATAGGCAGCTACATTTAAACTTAAGGCCATTACCGCAGCCGGAAACCGGTCTAAACTCCATTCTATTCCTAAGTATTGTTGAAATAATGCCGGCAACCCAAAATAAATAATAAACAGTTGCACTAACATAGGAGTTCCTCGAAAGAAGTCCACATAAATCCTAAATAATAACCGTAAAATTTGATAGGGAGAAATTAACGCCAACGCCACTAACGTCCCACCGATTAACCCAAAAAAGACCGAAAAAGCCGTTAAAATAACTGTAATAACAGCACCTCGAAACAGATTCCGAAACAGATTAACATAAAAAACTGTCGGATTAAAATCTTGATTTTCTGTGTCTAAAGAAGGGGCACTTAAGGGTAATTCTGGGGGACTAATACCAAACCATTGCTCATAAATAGACTGATACCTACCATTAGCAATTAACCGTTCAAGGGCATCATTAATTTTTTGAAGATAAGGAGAATCTTTTGGTAAAGCAATTCCATAATATTCTTCCGTGACTAACTCTCCAACAACTTTAACCCCTTTTAATCCGGCGGTTTTAATGGCATAAAGGGTTACTGGGGCATCATTAACTACCGCATCAACTTTTCCATTGACTAACTCTTGTAAGGCTAAAACCGCAGAATCAAACGTTGAAAGTTCTACCCCTTCAATTTGCCCGGCTTGTTTTGCTCCCGTTGTGCCAATTTGAACCGCAATTTTTTTATTTTTTAAATCTTCAAAAGAGTTAATCGTATTATTATTGTCTCTAACGGCGATGGCTAATCCGGCTTTAAAATAAGGACGAGAAAAAGAGATAGTTTGTGCCCGTTCTGGAGTAATGGTCATGCCACTAATTGCCGCCTCAACTGTACCCGCTTGTAAGGCCGGAATAATTCCATCAAAGGGTAAACTTTCAAACTCAATTTTTAAGCCGGCTTCTTCTCCAATGGCTTTCATTAAATCAATATCAAAACCGGTTAACTCTCCCGTATTTTGATCGGTCATTTCAAAGGGAGGAAACGCCGGTTCTGTCGCCACTTTAAACGGGGTAGTAGCAGTTTGAGAAAAAACCGGAACCATCAGCCAATAAATGACTAAACAAAAGCTAATGACTGATAAAATCAAATAATGTATCGGAGTTAACTGTTTTAAATGATGGGTTCTCACTCATTCTCCTCCCTGAAAAAATTAGATTTATTTTAGTTTAAATAAAACCCGAATAATGTATAAAATTAATCAACTTTGATGAAAAATTAGACTATGCTAAACTAAGCTTAATCAAGCCAAAATATTTACAAAAAGTTTTTAAGTCTATTTATGGAAGATAATTATCCTATTATTGTTTGTGACAATCTACGGAAAAGCTACGGTTCTTTAGAAGTGTTAAAAGGAGTGACCGGTAGACTTTCTAAAGGGGATGTAGTTTCTGTGATCGGCCCTTCTGGATGCGGTAAAAGTACCTTTTTGCGCTGTCTTAATCGTTTAGAAACCATTAACGGGGGACGATTAGAAGTATTAGGGGTTGATATTTCTTCTCCTACTTTAAATCAAAAAGTGCTAAGACAGTTGAGAAGTAAAGTCAGCATGGTGTTTCAACATTTTAACCTTTTTCCTCATCTAACTGTGTTGGAAAATTTAATGTTAGCTCCCCAAAAAGTCTTAAAGTCTCCTCAGTCTCAATGCCGAGAACAAGCTTTATTTTATCTAGAAAAAGTCGGGTTAGCCGAAAAAGCACACTTTTATCCGGAACAATTATCCGGAGGGCAAAAACAACGAGTTGCCATCGCCCGCAGTTTATGTATGAAACCGGAAGTTATCCTGTTTGATGAACCTACTAGCGCGTTAGATCCGGAATTGGTGGGGGAAGTATTAACGGTAATGCGAAATTTAGCTCAAGAAGGGATGACAATGGTTGTGGTGACTCATGAGATGCAATTTGCTAGGGAAGTGTCTAATCTGGTATTATTTTTTAATCAAGGAATCATTGAAGAACAAGGAGATCCGCAACAAGTCTTTACTAACCCTCAAAGCGATCGCTTAAAAGCGTTTTTAAGTCGAATCAATCCTAATTAAACGTCACTCAGTTAAATTATTTAGAGTGTAGGGAGCGAGGGAGAGTTTGACGGTTTATTTTTAAGTTGATAACCTGACTCTGTAGGTTGGGTTGAGGAACGAAACCCAACACAAAAGACTTCTTGTACCCAGTTATAGCAAACATCAAGACGGGCGCGGACATTTTTCAAACTTCAAACCTAATAGCAGTAAACTTTTAACCTCCTGCCTCCTGCTATAAGTCAAAAATCACGCATTTAAAAGTCACTCATGACAATAAATTGATGATTTTTGTAGTAACATTGATTTCCGAATTGATTTATTCAAAAGGTCTAAACTAAGCTTTGTTGGGTTTCACTACCGTTCAACCCAACCTACAACTACAGATCCCCCCAACCCCCCTTTTTAAGGGGGGCAAATAGAGATATTTTTTTGTATTAAGTTATCGTCCAATACCGATGTAACGGAAACCAAAACTTTCTAATTTCCCTCGATCTAAGAAATTCCGACCATCAATCATCACCGGATTAATCATTAGCCTAGACATTTTGCCATAGTCAAGGGTAAGAAACTCTTGCCAATCTGTCACTAAAACCAAAGCATCACATTTATCGGCTAACATTTCGGGATCAGTTTCAATCATGACATTAGATAACCCATGACTTAGCCCAGATTGAGAGACGATCGGATCATAAGCTTTAACTCTAGCCCCAAGACGCTTAAGCTGTTCAATCAGGATGAGAGAGGGAGCATCCCGCATATCATCCGTATCAGGTTTAAAGGTCAGTCCTAAAAATCCCACCGTTTTCCCTTTGAGAATTTTTAATTCATGCTGTAATTTCTCAATGACAATTAAACGCTGACGTTGATTAATATTAACTGTCGCTTTGAGTAACTCCGCTTCATACCCATAATCATCGGCCGTATGAATTAAAGCAGAGACATCTTTCGGGAAACAAGAACCCCCCCAACCAATACCCGCTTGTAAAAACTTAGTGCCAATGCGAGAATCTAACCCAATTCCCTGAGCCACCTGGGTGACATCCGCCCCAACCCGATCGCAAATATTCGCTACCTCATTAATAAAACTAATTTTAGTGGCTAAAAAAGCATTGGCCGCATATTTAATCATTTCCGCCGAACTTAAATCAGTGACCACGACGGGAACGGGAGCAAGAGAGGTATCATTGGCAAACTGGCGTTCTACCAGAGGCGCGTAAAGTTCCTTCATCATCTCGATCGCTTTTTGGCTATTGCTTCCTAAAACGATGCGATCGGGGTTAAAGGTATCATAGATGGCTGACCCTTCCCGCAGAAATTCAGGGTTACTCACCACATCAAAATTAGCCGGACTTTCCTCAATGAGTTGACTAACGGCTTTTCCTCCTCCGACAGTAATGGGGACTTTGGTTCGTTCGGCCATTCCATCGAGAACGATCATTCTGACCCAGTCTCCAGAACCAATGGGAACGGTGGACTTATTAACAATGACTTTGTAACCTCCATTGAGATGGGCCCCAATGCCTCTGGCCACAGATTCTACATAGCGGGTGTCACTTTCCCCAGTGGGTAAGGCAGGAGTTCCCACCGCAATGAATAAAATCTCTCCATGTTCAACCCCTTTGGCGATATCTGAAGTAAATTCTAACCGTCCGGCTTGGGCATTTTCTTGCATCAATTCCGATAAACCCGGTTCATAAATGGGAGATTGACCGGACTGCATTAATTTTACTTTCTCTACATTATTGTCAACGCAGATCACATGATGACCAATATGAGCTAAACAAACCCCTGTTACTAAGCCAACATATCCAGTTCCGATAACACAAACACGCATAAATCTGTCCTCTTCTACTATTAAAAATTACTGGTGAACCCAAAAGAGAAATTATTTAAAAAGTTATTTTCCTAGACGGTGTTTAAAATCTTCTATCGTTAGCTTTAATCCCTCATTTAAAGGAACAGTAGGTTGCCATCCTAACCAAGTTTTTGCTTTAGTAATATCAGGTTGTCTTTGTTTGGGATCATCTTCGGGTAAAGGTTTATAGACTAACTCGGCATCAGGATTAATCATATTTTGAATTTTTTGAGCTAATTCGAGTATAGTATATTCCCCTGGATTACCAATATTAATCGGCCCAATATATTCCCCATTCATCAATCGCATTAAGCCATCAACTAAATCAGAAACGTAGCAGAAACTACGAGTTTGAGACCCATCTCCATAAACCGTTAAAGGTTCACCTTTGAGAGCTTGAACAATAAAATTACTCACCACTCGGCCATCATTTTCCAGCATCCGAGGCCCATAAGTATTAAAAATTCGAGCCACTCGTATATCGACTTTATGTTCTCGATAGTATTCAAAAGCCAAGGTTTCCGCGACTCGTTTTCCTTCATCATAACAAGCCCGTAATCCTGTACAATTAACATTACCCCGGTATTCTTCCGGTTGAGGATGAACATCGGGATCGCCGTAGACTTCAGAAGTAGAGGCTAACAGAAATCTAGCCTGAACCCGTTTTGCTAACCCCAACATATATAAAGTCCCCAAGACATTCGTTTTTATGGTCTTAACGGGATTAAACTGATAATGAACTGGAGAAGCAGGACAAGCAAGATGATAAACTTGATCTACTTCTAGGCGAATCGGTTCAGTAATATCATGACGGATCAATTCAAAATAGGGATGATCCAGCCATTTGAGGATATTTCGCTTGTGGCCTGTGTAAAAGTTATCTAAACAGAGAACTTCATGGCCTTGTTCCATTAACCGATCAATGAGATGAGAGCCAATAAAACCAGCACCGCCTGTAACAAGAATTCTCATGCACTTATCTATAATTATATTCTCAAATTAATATTAAGTTAGCCTTAGCTTGTTGTTATGTCTAGTCTTACTTTAGATAGAATTACCGAGAAAATAGCTCTAAGCTTTGATAGATAAAGCTTTCGGAGATATGTTTAAAGTTTCATACTAGACTTAAGGTCACTCCAAAGTAACATTGATTCAGTCTATCTCCTGTGAACTATTTTGACATTAATGCAAATTTACTAATATGAAACCGTTGTTAACTATTTCGGTGTTTTTTAGAGTTTATTTGCGTTTTATTAAAAATAATCTCAAAAACTTGTCTTAAACAACCTAATTAGCCATAATAAAGTTATCAATACAAGCAACAGCCACAAGTTGAAGTTAAGCATTGAATATAAACCCCAAATCATAAGGACTTAAAAGTCTTACAAATTTTTGCGACAGGTTTCCCAATTAGAGAAATATTCTTAAGAGTTAAGAATAGGAGGATTTTGATATGTCTAACCCACAAAAAACAGAAAAAGAAACCTTAATTAAATGGCTAGAATTAGGACTTAAATTGATTGAAATAGTAGTTATTGGAGGTCTTGGAATATATATTAGTTATAAAGCACATCAAATCTCTGTGTCTATAGATAGAGGAACTTATCTCAATTCTTCTATTGAAAATTTAAGCAAAAGTGAGAGAGAAAAAATTAGACAAGATATAAGTTTGGTGGTTTTAGATAAAACACTAACAGTATATCCTGAGCAAAATATACAAAAAGATTTAGTTTATAAAATAGCTGTTATAGTAGGAAATGATCTGATTTTAAAATCAAAAAATGGAATACATTCAGGTAATAATACCCAAAATTTAACTCAAAAAAGAAATGATATCTATAATGATTTACTTCAAGTTCGTACAGTTTTACTTAATCGAGTTAGTCCCTATTTAACACCAGAAGACATTAATATTCTAAAACATCCTGAAGTAAAGACCCCAGAAGAAATAAACAAAATTTTTAAAAAATTAGCTACAATATTAACCCAAGATGAATGTGAAGAACTTAAAAGAGTATTCATTCTTGATGAATCATCTACTATAACAGGAATAAACTTGGTCTATATCCAATACAAAACAGATAAAAATAAGGCTGAAAAACTGCAAAAATATCTGCAAAGTCAGAACATTGTAGCTCCAGATATTGAACAAATTTCTGGAATTGAAGGCAATGATATTCGATATTCTAATTCAGGAGATCTACAGACGGCTAAAAAATTGCAAAAAATCTTACAAGATCAAGAAAAAATCACTATTCCCGATGAAAACTTAATCGATCTTTCCAAAGCAGGTTATAAAGTTCCACCGGG belongs to Gloeothece citriformis PCC 7424 and includes:
- a CDS encoding UDP-glucuronic acid decarboxylase family protein; this encodes MRILVTGGAGFIGSHLIDRLMEQGHEVLCLDNFYTGHKRNILKWLDHPYFELIRHDITEPIRLEVDQVYHLACPASPVHYQFNPVKTIKTNVLGTLYMLGLAKRVQARFLLASTSEVYGDPDVHPQPEEYRGNVNCTGLRACYDEGKRVAETLAFEYYREHKVDIRVARIFNTYGPRMLENDGRVVSNFIVQALKGEPLTVYGDGSQTRSFCYVSDLVDGLMRLMNGEYIGPINIGNPGEYTILELAQKIQNMINPDAELVYKPLPEDDPKQRQPDITKAKTWLGWQPTVPLNEGLKLTIEDFKHRLGK
- a CDS encoding ABC transporter permease subunit (The N-terminal region of this protein, as described by TIGR01726, is a three transmembrane segment that identifies a subfamily of ABC transporter permease subunits, which specificities that include histidine, arginine, glutamine, glutamate, L-cystine (sic), the opines (in Agrobacterium) octopine and nopaline, etc.); its protein translation is MVPVFSQTATTPFKVATEPAFPPFEMTDQNTGELTGFDIDLMKAIGEEAGLKIEFESLPFDGIIPALQAGTVEAAISGMTITPERAQTISFSRPYFKAGLAIAVRDNNNTINSFEDLKNKKIAVQIGTTGAKQAGQIEGVELSTFDSAVLALQELVNGKVDAVVNDAPVTLYAIKTAGLKGVKVVGELVTEEYYGIALPKDSPYLQKINDALERLIANGRYQSIYEQWFGISPPELPLSAPSLDTENQDFNPTVFYVNLFRNLFRGAVITVILTAFSVFFGLIGGTLVALALISPYQILRLLFRIYVDFFRGTPMLVQLFIIYFGLPALFQQYLGIEWSLDRFPAAVMALSLNVAAYLAEIIRGGIQSIDKGQWEACESLGMTPFQTMQDVIFPQAFRRILPPLGNEFITLIKDTSLTAIIGFQELFREGQLIVAVTYKAFEVYIAVALVYLILTTLSSIAFKWLETAMNPLEKAKKKSLKSIS
- a CDS encoding UDP-glucose dehydrogenase family protein, yielding MRVCVIGTGYVGLVTGVCLAHIGHHVICVDNNVEKVKLMQSGQSPIYEPGLSELMQENAQAGRLEFTSDIAKGVEHGEILFIAVGTPALPTGESDTRYVESVARGIGAHLNGGYKVIVNKSTVPIGSGDWVRMIVLDGMAERTKVPITVGGGKAVSQLIEESPANFDVVSNPEFLREGSAIYDTFNPDRIVLGSNSQKAIEMMKELYAPLVERQFANDTSLAPVPVVVTDLSSAEMIKYAANAFLATKISFINEVANICDRVGADVTQVAQGIGLDSRIGTKFLQAGIGWGGSCFPKDVSALIHTADDYGYEAELLKATVNINQRQRLIVIEKLQHELKILKGKTVGFLGLTFKPDTDDMRDAPSLILIEQLKRLGARVKAYDPIVSQSGLSHGLSNVMIETDPEMLADKCDALVLVTDWQEFLTLDYGKMSRLMINPVMIDGRNFLDRGKLESFGFRYIGIGR
- a CDS encoding amino acid ABC transporter ATP-binding protein; translated protein: MEDNYPIIVCDNLRKSYGSLEVLKGVTGRLSKGDVVSVIGPSGCGKSTFLRCLNRLETINGGRLEVLGVDISSPTLNQKVLRQLRSKVSMVFQHFNLFPHLTVLENLMLAPQKVLKSPQSQCREQALFYLEKVGLAEKAHFYPEQLSGGQKQRVAIARSLCMKPEVILFDEPTSALDPELVGEVLTVMRNLAQEGMTMVVVTHEMQFAREVSNLVLFFNQGIIEEQGDPQQVFTNPQSDRLKAFLSRINPN